In Shewanella sp. GD04112, the sequence GCTCTATTTAGTGACAGGGATAAGCTCCCCGCCTTAAAGCAGCGGCTCGATACCCAAGGGATTACGCCGCTTCGCGCCAGTTACAGTCAACAGGACCAAGGCCAAGCCTTGATGGCGCTTACCCGCAGTTTTCATTTAAACCTCAATGCGATGAGCATGTTAGCCTTTGTGGTCGGGCTGTTTATTGCCTATAACGGCGTGCGTTACAGCCTGATGAAACGCCAACGTCTATTAATCCAATTGCTGCAACAGGGCTTAGCGCGGCGTGAAGTCATGCTGGCCCTGCTTGGCGAGTTGCTGCTGTTGGTAGTATTGGGCTCGTTAATGGGATTTATCTTAGGATTACAGCTCAGTCACTGGTTGCAACCTATGGTCGCTATGACCTTAGAGCAGCTCTACGGCGCCCACTTGTTGCCAGGAATTTGGCAATGGCGTTGGTTGGCCGAGGCGATAGCCCTCACTTTAGTCGCCGCCCTAGCCGCCTGTTTACCCTTATATTTCGACTTAACTCGCCAATCCCTCGCCCAAGGCGCTAATCGTTATCAACAAACGCAGGCCCACAACAAAACCCATGGCAGGCAGTTTTTCTTAGCTTGCGGCCTGCTCACGCTCGCGGCAATACTCATGCCCTTCAGCCACAGCTATAACACCAGTTTGGTATTGTTGGGTATGCTCGCCGTCGCGATTCCATTGCTATTACCACAAGTATTGCACTGGGGCGTCAGCTTGCTGCTGCCATTAACTCGTCCCGGGCTTAAACAATATCTTCTCGCCGAAACCCGAGAGCTTATCGCGCCATTGTCCCTCGCCATGATGGCGATACTGCTGGCACTGAGCGCCAATGTGTCGATGAACACCTTAGTCGGTAGCTTCGAGCAAACCCTAAGAAGTTGGTTAGAAACCCGTCTGCATGCCGATTTATACCTGCGCCCCAGCGCCAGCCATATGGCCGAAGTGCGTGATAAGTTGCGCCAAGATCCCCGCCTGAGTGGCCTGTATCAGCAATGGCAAGTGGAGGCGGAAGCCTCTACCCAAGGGGCAGCGCAAACCATACCCGTCAACCTGATTAGCCGCGATGATGCATCGATTCAACACACCAGCACACTCAAAGAAAGCTTGCCGGATCTCTGGCAAACCTACTTCGACGGACATTACGTGTTAGTCAGCGAACCTATGGCCATTAAGTATCAACTGCAACTCGGGGATACTGTGGCGTTAAACGTACTGGACAAAACCGCCAACAATCCCGTCATAATCGCGGGGATTTATTACGACCACGGCAATACCCGCAATGAACTCATCATCAGCCATAAGCTATGGCAACGGGCGCAGCTACCCGTGTTACCCATTAGCCTTGCGGCCAGTTTCCACTCTGTCGAGCCAGAAGAGCAAACCACTGCGACTCAGCGCAAACTCAGCGAGGCTGAGCTAGATGAACTGCAAGGGCAATTGGCCGTTACATTGGGCTTAGCGCAGGCGCAAATTTACAGCCAAGCCAAGATCAAGGCTCAGGCCATTGCCATGTTTAAACGCACCTTCTCAATCACCTTAGTGCTCAATAGCTTAACTTTGCTGGTGGCGGCCATAGGGCTATTTAGCGCCTGCTTGATGTTAACTCAATCCCGGCAAGCGCCATTGGCAAGACTGTATTCCCTTGGGGTGAGTCGCAGTAAGCTGCGGACTATGGTGTTCAGCCAGATGCTGCTGGTCGTGGTCATCACTTGCCTGATGGCCATGCCCACAGGCGCACTGCTCGGCTATTTATTGATTGATAAAATCACCCTGCAGGCCTTCGGCTGGACAATCAAGATGATTTGGGATTGGTTTGCCTATGGAAAAGCCATCCTCATTGCCCTAGTGACCTGCACCTTAGCCGTACTCTTACCGCTTTACTGGCAAACCCGCAGGCCCTTAATCGCCAGTTTGCAGCAGGAAACCCTATGAACGCACGCGTATATCAAACCAAGGCTTGGCGCGTTAATACATTAGCGTCTGCAACGCGATTTAAGATCAGCACAAGCGCAGGCTTTATCTTGAAGAGTGTCATAGGTGGCTTACTGCTTGCGACAATAAGCGGCTGCGATAATGCGCCTTCAACGACCGAGCCTCAATCCATGGGGGCTTTACTGGGGCAAGCAAGCGCAGATAGCCAAAGCTTTGCTAAGGTGACGCCAGGAAACCGCTTTCAATTTCCTCAAGATCACCTCGCCCACCAGAATTTTCGTCAAGAATGGTGGTATCTCACCGCCAATTTAACCACTGAGAATGGCGAGCAACTTGGCGCCCAATGGACGCAATTTAGGGTGGCGCTAAAACCTAAGCACTCTGAACCGCAAAACGTGGAACCTAATCCTAAGTCCACTTGGGCGACTGAACAGCTTTATTTTGCCCATAGCGCACTCACCTCCAGCACTTCTCACCTCGCCCATGAAAAATGGTCGCGGGCGCATCCATCACTTGCAGGGGTAAGCGCAAATCCCTACCAAATTCGCCTCGATAATTGGCAATGGCGCAGTAAATCGAATGAGTTATTCCCTGCAACCTTGAGCGTTGCAACCGACGACTTTAGTTATCAACTCGAGCTTAACAGTCAAGCGCCACTGCAATATCAAGGAGATAAGGGTTACAGCATTAAGAGTCGCGACGGCAAGGTCGCCTCTTACTACTACAGCCAACCCTTTATCACGATTCACGGCGAAATCACCCGCCATATCAAGACCAATGGCCAAGTGGAAAACCGCGTCGAAAAAGTCACAGGCCAAGGCTGGCTAGATAGAGAATGGAGTTCGCAGTTTTTAAATAAGAGCCAGCAGGGCTGGGATTGGTTTGCTCTTAGGTTAGATGATGGTTCGGCGCTGATGTTATTTCAGCTCAGGGAACAATCCTCCGATAAAGCGCAATCGGCCTTTTACAGCGCCAGACGAATGTTTGCCGATGGCACCGGACGCAACATTAATTCCCGCGATACCCCAGATGGGATAAAAATGACGCCACTCGAGTGGCAAACCACCAGCACGGGTAAATACCCGATCCGCTGGCAAGTGCAAATCCCAAGCGAGCAAATCGACATTCGCATTTCCCCCTTAAATCCCAATAGCGCCATGGCGTTATCCACCCAGTATTGGGAAGGCCCAATTGAGCTTAAAGGCAGCCATAGCGGCACGGGTTATATGGAGCTGACGGGCTATTAATTTCCATAAGTCTGGCTCAGTTCTAATGTGATCTCCATATCAAAAACAGCGACTTAACACGCATTATCCTCATACTATCGATTGCAAATGCTGTTGAATTTTCACTCAGTGATTGCATTTCGATTGAAATCCCAATAAATTATTATGACAACGTTGTCAAAACAATCAAAACAACAAGATAGCCATCGTAATCACGGACGATTCTATTCAGTTCAATAACACAGGGAGGGGTGAATGAGCGCTTTACGTAAAGGGTTTACCCTGATTGAACTGATGATCGCCGTCGCCATTATTGGCATTCTTGCCGCCATTGCGATTCCTTCGTTTAATGAGTACTTGAAACAAGGCCGACGCTTCGATGCGCAGCAATATCTCGTCAGTAGCGCCCAAGCGCTAGAGCGCCATTATTCCCGCAACGGCCTGTATCCCGCTTCGCAGAGTTTAACCAACAGTGCCTATTACCGTTTTAGCTACACGCCCACGGCGGATAAATTAGGTTTTAGCCTCAAGGCCGTCCCCACCAGTCGTCAGTCGGATTCCTGCGGCACCTTAAGCCTCGACCATAAAGGTGTACGCGCCCCTGCAACCCATTGCTGGACCCACTAAGATGGTAAGTCACACTAAAGCAGGGTTTACCTTAGTCGAATTACTGGTCGCTATTGCCATCATAGGCATCTTGGCGAGCATC encodes:
- a CDS encoding lipocalin-like domain-containing protein: MNARVYQTKAWRVNTLASATRFKISTSAGFILKSVIGGLLLATISGCDNAPSTTEPQSMGALLGQASADSQSFAKVTPGNRFQFPQDHLAHQNFRQEWWYLTANLTTENGEQLGAQWTQFRVALKPKHSEPQNVEPNPKSTWATEQLYFAHSALTSSTSHLAHEKWSRAHPSLAGVSANPYQIRLDNWQWRSKSNELFPATLSVATDDFSYQLELNSQAPLQYQGDKGYSIKSRDGKVASYYYSQPFITIHGEITRHIKTNGQVENRVEKVTGQGWLDREWSSQFLNKSQQGWDWFALRLDDGSALMLFQLREQSSDKAQSAFYSARRMFADGTGRNINSRDTPDGIKMTPLEWQTTSTGKYPIRWQVQIPSEQIDIRISPLNPNSAMALSTQYWEGPIELKGSHSGTGYMELTGY
- a CDS encoding type IV pilin protein, with product MSALRKGFTLIELMIAVAIIGILAAIAIPSFNEYLKQGRRFDAQQYLVSSAQALERHYSRNGLYPASQSLTNSAYYRFSYTPTADKLGFSLKAVPTSRQSDSCGTLSLDHKGVRAPATHCWTH
- a CDS encoding ABC transporter permease produces the protein MMSPALTPKASGNKTPSRNRTWLRIYWVLRVFLAHYRHAPLQAGAILLGLALAVTLLIGVKATNDNAIRSYSEATELLSQRADVLLSAPIGQETLDESVYFSLRQAGISQSLAVVSGRVAGMNGQFWQIEGSDIVAALTASLSPKEGQKHDTSTKQEANPRMSMGALPLADLMSGEPIVVMSQSLANKIAPNGQLALAPASFAPDKLKVISIDDSWGLGSAILTDISLAQTLLGMQGKLSYIALFSDRDKLPALKQRLDTQGITPLRASYSQQDQGQALMALTRSFHLNLNAMSMLAFVVGLFIAYNGVRYSLMKRQRLLIQLLQQGLARREVMLALLGELLLLVVLGSLMGFILGLQLSHWLQPMVAMTLEQLYGAHLLPGIWQWRWLAEAIALTLVAALAACLPLYFDLTRQSLAQGANRYQQTQAHNKTHGRQFFLACGLLTLAAILMPFSHSYNTSLVLLGMLAVAIPLLLPQVLHWGVSLLLPLTRPGLKQYLLAETRELIAPLSLAMMAILLALSANVSMNTLVGSFEQTLRSWLETRLHADLYLRPSASHMAEVRDKLRQDPRLSGLYQQWQVEAEASTQGAAQTIPVNLISRDDASIQHTSTLKESLPDLWQTYFDGHYVLVSEPMAIKYQLQLGDTVALNVLDKTANNPVIIAGIYYDHGNTRNELIISHKLWQRAQLPVLPISLAASFHSVEPEEQTTATQRKLSEAELDELQGQLAVTLGLAQAQIYSQAKIKAQAIAMFKRTFSITLVLNSLTLLVAAIGLFSACLMLTQSRQAPLARLYSLGVSRSKLRTMVFSQMLLVVVITCLMAMPTGALLGYLLIDKITLQAFGWTIKMIWDWFAYGKAILIALVTCTLAVLLPLYWQTRRPLIASLQQETL